From a single Calothrix sp. NIES-2098 genomic region:
- a CDS encoding WD-40 repeat protein, with translation MNNNPNQPREYDAVLGGELPPPVSGVVLGGIEGVRNRLQSSVVEAQVGALSEALNYGDAGLEILIQALYNQSGQVRLSAYNILRRRSPSQTSRPEPSVKQALQNFNPYEFFKCIHTLQAYYQQVHSVAISPDIKTLVCGAGDNRHNSINSPRVWNLETGEEKFDLRFNHHHTGDINCVAISPDGQKMISAGADKIIMLWDLSAGKYLGKLSKHSNVIYALAIHPNGESFFSADGSGCIKIWRWNWGEEIATLEGHSRSIYALCISPDGKLLISAGEDKIIRIWDINSRREIWTIQGHSQSIRSLAISPNGRYLVSGSDQRIKIWDIQTGKQLFSFYGHADWVRSIVFSPNSQTFLTAGDQNIKVWDVTSGKKIFSFQAHTGAIRSLALSADGQTLVSGSVDHKVKVWRF, from the coding sequence ATGAACAACAATCCAAATCAACCCAGAGAATATGATGCGGTGCTTGGTGGAGAACTACCACCTCCGGTTAGCGGTGTGGTTTTAGGCGGAATTGAGGGGGTAAGAAATCGATTGCAAAGTTCGGTGGTTGAGGCGCAGGTTGGGGCGCTTTCTGAAGCGTTGAATTATGGGGATGCTGGTTTAGAGATTTTGATTCAAGCTCTATATAATCAGTCAGGACAGGTGAGATTATCAGCTTATAATATTTTGCGTAGGCGTAGCCCGTCGCAGACATCGCGCCCCGAACCATCTGTAAAACAAGCACTGCAAAACTTTAATCCTTATGAATTTTTTAAGTGTATTCATACACTACAAGCGTATTATCAACAAGTTCATTCTGTAGCTATTAGCCCAGATATCAAAACTTTGGTGTGTGGTGCAGGTGATAACCGCCATAACAGTATTAATTCACCAAGAGTTTGGAATTTAGAAACAGGAGAAGAAAAATTTGATTTGCGGTTTAATCATCATCACACTGGTGATATTAATTGCGTAGCTATTAGTCCTGATGGACAGAAGATGATTAGTGCTGGTGCAGATAAAATCATCATGCTTTGGGATCTAAGCGCAGGTAAATATCTTGGGAAATTAAGCAAGCATTCAAATGTAATTTATGCTCTAGCTATACATCCTAACGGAGAAAGCTTTTTTAGTGCAGATGGAAGTGGATGTATCAAAATTTGGCGCTGGAATTGGGGTGAAGAAATTGCTACTTTAGAAGGGCATTCTCGCTCAATTTATGCTCTTTGTATATCACCTGATGGCAAGCTGTTAATCAGTGCTGGTGAGGATAAAATTATTAGAATTTGGGACATAAATTCTAGACGTGAAATTTGGACAATTCAAGGACATTCCCAGTCAATTCGTTCTCTAGCAATTAGTCCAAATGGTCGTTATTTGGTTAGTGGTAGCGACCAAAGAATCAAAATTTGGGATATACAAACCGGAAAACAATTATTTTCTTTTTATGGTCATGCTGATTGGGTGCGTTCTATTGTATTTAGTCCCAACAGCCAAACTTTTTTAACTGCTGGCGACCAAAACATTAAAGTTTGGGATGTAACTTCAGGTAAGAAAATATTTTCATTTCAAGCACATACAGGAGCAATTCGTTCATTAGCACTAAGTGCAGATGGGCAAACATTGGTAAGCGGTAGTGTAGATCATAAAGTAAAAGTATGGAGGTTTTAA
- a CDS encoding leucine rich repeat variant, with amino-acid sequence MNSNLNQPGEFDAVLGGNAQHQNYAVVLGGIEGIKNRLNSEDYEVRIAALEDTLKYGDEGINLLIEALYDPSKEIHELAINLLRKAGIKGKQALLDYDPWLVLTTFNKWEDYYYDRINDPIGQAYCLNSQNYINSKNKLMRLLQDPKAKFIEALKCQFYYRDSNCKIAFKDFANTLVNFSKALISLKALLIGDYCDLINIKYKHSNTQVCSIHPLLKAYPKLELLHIRGRMLEEDILKPELKIVQVRNSQNNSNIPIKSLKHESLKTLIIDADGISNENLAKICQLDLPSLEYFELWLNRSELSNIKIDTLTPMLLGDSFPNLAYLAIRKCGNMSEVAKAIVNFPIIENLKILELTDGNLSNGDVLLKSPTVNRLHTLNVSGNRLHKNTIEQLSELKCRVIADYQFSDRYYSVWE; translated from the coding sequence ATGAATAGTAATCTAAATCAACCCGGCGAGTTTGATGCAGTACTTGGTGGAAATGCACAGCATCAAAATTATGCTGTAGTTTTAGGAGGAATTGAGGGAATTAAAAATCGCCTCAATAGCGAAGATTATGAAGTCAGAATTGCAGCGCTTGAAGATACACTTAAATATGGTGACGAAGGAATAAATTTGTTAATAGAAGCGTTATACGATCCTTCTAAAGAAATACATGAGCTTGCTATTAACTTACTACGTAAAGCTGGTATTAAAGGAAAACAGGCATTACTAGATTACGATCCCTGGTTAGTTTTGACTACATTTAATAAGTGGGAAGATTATTATTACGATCGGATTAACGATCCAATAGGTCAGGCATATTGTCTAAATAGCCAAAACTATATAAATAGTAAAAATAAATTAATGCGATTGCTTCAAGATCCAAAGGCAAAGTTCATAGAAGCACTCAAATGTCAATTTTATTATAGAGATTCCAATTGTAAAATAGCCTTTAAAGATTTTGCTAATACACTTGTTAATTTTAGTAAAGCTCTAATAAGTTTGAAAGCATTATTAATTGGTGACTACTGTGATTTAATTAATATTAAATACAAACACTCTAATACTCAAGTATGTAGTATTCATCCTCTGCTAAAAGCTTATCCTAAATTAGAATTACTTCACATACGTGGGCGTATGCTTGAGGAAGATATTCTCAAACCTGAATTAAAGATAGTCCAAGTTCGGAATAGCCAAAATAATTCTAATATTCCTATCAAGTCGTTAAAACATGAAAGTTTAAAGACTCTAATTATTGATGCAGATGGTATATCTAATGAGAATCTGGCGAAAATTTGTCAATTAGATTTACCATCTCTAGAGTACTTTGAGCTATGGCTAAATAGAAGCGAGTTAAGCAACATTAAAATAGATACTTTAACCCCTATGCTTTTAGGTGATTCTTTCCCTAACTTAGCGTACTTAGCAATCAGAAAATGCGGTAACATGAGCGAGGTTGCTAAGGCTATTGTTAATTTTCCCATCATAGAAAACTTGAAGATACTGGAATTAACAGATGGAAATTTAAGTAATGGGGATGTTTTATTAAAGTCTCCAACAGTTAATCGCCTGCATACTCTCAATGTTTCTGGTAATCGTTTACATAAAAATACAATTGAGCAACTTTCTGAGTTGAAATGTCGAGTAATTGCAGATTATCAGTTTAGCGATCGCTATTACTCAGTCTGGGAATAA
- a CDS encoding leucine rich repeat variant has protein sequence MTDNQNQPKDYDAVLGGQSPPPIDGVVLGGIEGIKRCLSNPVANVRITALSEALKYGDAGLEVVRQALQDESKLVRRFAYRLLKQRVEPQVIQALQTYKPWNLEERLNEYQGYPVTQFANRQVVEFDANIGITEPVNNAYALRCEYDEEENLPSKIIRLLQQPNAHRLEALVLGLWAEAYEYGSSEIVQALVDARQYFTNLKAIFIGDIIGDECEISWIRQSDISPILQAYPKLEILQVRGGDGLHFSPPVQHDRLKALIVETGGLSREAVAHICNMNLPALEHLELWFGSEHYGGDCWVEDVYPIIFEDKFPNLTYLGLRNSQFTDEIVNAIVASPIINSISVLDLSMGTLSDAGAEALLNCEAINYLDILNVSESFLSQEVIQKLSNLDVRVLANNQKEEDEDSYLHGRYCSIAE, from the coding sequence ATGACTGACAATCAAAATCAACCCAAGGATTATGATGCTGTACTTGGTGGACAATCACCGCCTCCTATAGATGGAGTTGTTCTTGGAGGAATTGAGGGAATTAAGCGCTGTTTATCAAATCCTGTAGCGAATGTGCGAATTACTGCACTTAGCGAAGCTTTAAAATATGGTGATGCAGGTTTGGAAGTAGTCAGACAAGCGTTGCAAGATGAATCAAAATTAGTGCGGCGTTTTGCTTATCGACTATTAAAGCAAAGAGTAGAACCGCAAGTTATACAAGCTTTGCAAACATATAAACCTTGGAACTTAGAAGAAAGATTAAATGAGTATCAAGGGTATCCAGTTACTCAATTTGCTAATCGGCAAGTTGTAGAGTTCGATGCAAATATTGGTATTACCGAACCAGTTAATAATGCTTACGCCCTCAGATGTGAGTATGACGAAGAGGAGAATTTGCCGAGTAAAATTATTAGACTGCTGCAACAACCCAACGCCCACAGATTAGAAGCTTTAGTGTTGGGTTTATGGGCGGAAGCATATGAATATGGTTCAAGTGAGATTGTTCAAGCTTTAGTTGATGCAAGACAATATTTCACTAATCTCAAAGCTATTTTTATAGGCGATATTATTGGCGATGAATGCGAAATTTCTTGGATTCGACAAAGTGACATAAGCCCAATTTTGCAAGCTTATCCTAAACTTGAAATTTTACAAGTTCGTGGTGGCGACGGTTTACATTTTAGTCCGCCAGTGCAACACGATCGCCTCAAAGCATTAATTGTAGAAACTGGTGGATTAAGTCGAGAGGCTGTCGCCCACATTTGTAATATGAATCTGCCAGCATTGGAACATTTGGAATTATGGTTTGGTAGCGAACATTATGGTGGTGACTGTTGGGTAGAAGATGTATATCCGATTATTTTTGAAGATAAGTTTCCTAACTTAACTTATTTAGGGTTACGCAATAGTCAATTTACCGATGAAATAGTCAATGCTATTGTGGCTTCTCCAATTATTAATTCTATTAGCGTACTTGACCTTTCGATGGGAACGTTGAGTGATGCGGGTGCTGAAGCATTGCTAAATTGTGAGGCTATCAATTATCTTGACATTCTCAATGTTTCCGAAAGCTTCTTATCTCAGGAAGTAATTCAGAAATTGTCTAATTTAGATGTGCGTGTCTTAGCAAATAATCAGAAAGAAGAAGATGAGGATAGCTATCTTCATGGACGCTATTGTTCTATCGCTGAGTAA
- a CDS encoding fatty acid desaturase: MSVGWVKGDRTMSVNSIAQELQQVTADLHQVNPRAGLLRFSILGLIFVGLVILAWSVPNDILFVAATMLAGVFYSFWLICTHDMAHQTLTGWKWFDTIMPRLMSWPMLWPYSVYAEVHRLHHGWNGIDLRDPERLQWTWEEYQQAHPILRWYVSHQWLCDIFILGGIGLIIKTSIQGLRFQNYLSMRRQLLLDFTGILLVQSFLLIVVISQGEIGRYILFWLILERIAGIIAQTRDHLEHYALWGKFTNHQLTQLYACRNIKTSSLVGWLMGGLDYHAVHHTFPNIPFDRLPEAFERIQKVLEKHNLPLMKQEAGYLKSTYLLSRDPSLIGEVDSSNTTKRHRMIPVNSL, translated from the coding sequence ATGTCGGTGGGGTGGGTTAAGGGCGATCGCACCATGAGTGTGAATAGTATTGCTCAAGAGTTACAACAAGTCACCGCTGACTTACATCAAGTGAATCCTCGCGCCGGATTGCTACGTTTTAGTATATTAGGCCTGATATTTGTGGGCTTAGTCATATTAGCTTGGTCAGTGCCCAACGATATTTTATTTGTGGCTGCTACAATGCTGGCGGGAGTTTTTTATAGCTTTTGGCTGATTTGTACCCATGATATGGCTCATCAAACCTTAACTGGGTGGAAATGGTTTGATACTATCATGCCGCGATTGATGAGTTGGCCAATGCTATGGCCTTACAGTGTTTATGCAGAAGTACACCGCTTGCATCATGGCTGGAATGGTATTGATTTAAGAGATCCAGAAAGACTTCAATGGACTTGGGAAGAATACCAACAAGCACATCCTATTCTACGTTGGTATGTCAGCCATCAATGGCTGTGCGATATTTTTATTTTGGGGGGAATCGGGCTAATTATTAAAACCTCGATTCAGGGTTTACGCTTTCAAAATTACTTAAGTATGCGGCGACAGCTACTGCTAGATTTTACAGGTATATTACTTGTTCAGAGTTTTCTATTAATAGTAGTAATTTCTCAAGGAGAAATAGGTCGCTACATTTTATTTTGGTTAATTTTAGAACGGATAGCTGGTATCATAGCGCAGACACGCGATCACTTGGAACACTATGCGCTGTGGGGAAAATTTACCAATCACCAATTAACGCAGCTTTATGCTTGTCGTAATATTAAGACTAGTTCTCTAGTTGGCTGGTTGATGGGTGGGCTAGATTACCATGCAGTGCATCACACCTTTCCTAATATTCCCTTCGATCGACTACCAGAAGCATTCGAGCGAATTCAAAAAGTGTTAGAAAAGCATAATTTGCCATTAATGAAACAGGAAGCAGGTTATCTCAAATCTACATATTTGTTAAGTCGCGATCCATCATTAATTGGTGAAGTTGATTCTTCTAATACAACAAAACGCCATCGCATGATTCCGGTAAACTCCCTCTGA
- a CDS encoding putative Chase2 sensor protein: MNKLVVFSLLAGDLHQGFPVVTAQFWDSQRQYPMKFTGSLPAAPELSELYHRWQLLYAALHQRLGWRVRIKIHSQDVTNISVSEFGEICQQLQHYINKWLNSEAFQNIVQQLRTLLNKDDAIRVIFETNIPLLQRLPWHLWNFFDDYRQAEVALSSHEYEPPHNQPRKPTGKVKILAILGDSQGIDIDKDRTLLQGLKSAETEFLVEPTRREVDRYLWNHDWDILFFAGHSSSHADEDTGKIYLNQTESLTIPQLKNALQNAIARGLKLAIFNSCDGIGLARDLADMNIPQMIVMREPVPDLVAQEFLKNFLVAFAGGKFFYTAVREARERLQGWENDFPCASWLPVICQNPTTLPTTWAELRGDSHAAVRSTSSLRKSIATILLSTTIVAASIIGVRFLGGFQTQELQAFDSIMRLRPQEEQDPRLLIVEVSEQDIQNLSELTRGPKSISDRKLAQLLAKLQKYQPRVIGIDIYRDISDFHEKLQKSPLTAQLNQENVIAVCKGKDSEHDPQGIKPPVGVPVERQGFTDAIRDPDGVIRRQILIMKQESASVCVTPFSLNLQLAARYLFSEDIPYELTDNAVIFHSRNGDKKFQRLAAGLSGAYQHGVGGVDLGGIQILTNYRQRKFEQVTVQDVLSGIVKSDAVKDKVILIGVTAQSFRDSFPTPYSVVQKPYQETPGLLIQAHMTSQIISAVLDRRPIIWVLPYWGDILWIWGACLVTGAIVWRMRSLLLKISTIVTIAVVWYGVCTTMLLTQGAWLPLIPSTVAVILSGGIVLVLMPSKASLWSK; this comes from the coding sequence ATGAACAAACTAGTCGTCTTCAGCTTATTGGCAGGTGATTTACATCAAGGATTCCCTGTAGTGACTGCACAATTTTGGGACAGTCAGCGACAATATCCGATGAAATTTACCGGATCTCTGCCAGCAGCACCAGAATTAAGCGAACTATATCACCGATGGCAGTTACTGTATGCAGCACTCCATCAACGTTTGGGGTGGCGCGTGCGGATCAAAATTCATTCACAAGATGTCACCAATATTTCTGTTAGTGAATTTGGTGAAATTTGCCAGCAATTACAACACTATATAAATAAGTGGTTGAACTCAGAAGCATTTCAAAATATAGTCCAACAATTACGGACTTTACTCAACAAAGATGATGCAATTAGAGTAATTTTTGAAACAAATATTCCTCTACTTCAGCGCCTTCCTTGGCATCTGTGGAACTTTTTTGATGATTATCGGCAAGCAGAAGTAGCATTAAGTTCCCACGAATATGAACCCCCACATAACCAACCCCGCAAGCCCACAGGTAAGGTAAAAATTCTCGCTATTTTGGGTGACAGTCAAGGAATTGATATTGATAAAGACCGGACTTTGTTACAGGGGTTAAAATCTGCCGAGACTGAGTTTCTTGTGGAACCAACTCGTCGAGAAGTTGACCGATATTTGTGGAATCACGATTGGGATATCTTGTTTTTTGCCGGACACAGTTCTAGTCATGCTGATGAAGATACGGGCAAAATTTATCTCAACCAAACGGAAAGTTTAACAATTCCCCAACTGAAGAATGCCCTACAAAATGCGATCGCACGCGGATTAAAATTGGCAATTTTCAATTCCTGTGATGGTATAGGTTTGGCAAGGGATTTAGCCGATATGAACATTCCGCAAATGATTGTCATGCGCGAACCCGTGCCAGATTTAGTTGCCCAAGAGTTTCTCAAAAACTTTCTTGTCGCTTTTGCTGGTGGTAAATTTTTTTATACAGCAGTGCGGGAAGCACGAGAAAGACTTCAGGGATGGGAAAATGATTTTCCTTGCGCTAGTTGGTTGCCTGTTATCTGTCAAAATCCCACAACGCTGCCAACAACTTGGGCAGAATTACGCGGCGATTCTCATGCTGCTGTTCGCTCAACTTCTAGTTTAAGAAAGTCAATCGCAACTATACTTTTAAGTACTACCATCGTCGCTGCATCCATCATTGGTGTGCGATTTTTAGGAGGATTCCAAACACAAGAATTACAAGCTTTTGATAGCATCATGCGCTTGCGTCCGCAAGAAGAACAAGATCCGCGATTGTTAATAGTAGAAGTTAGCGAACAGGATATTCAAAATCTATCAGAACTTACACGCGGGCCAAAATCTATATCAGATCGCAAATTAGCTCAATTACTTGCGAAATTACAAAAATATCAGCCGCGAGTTATTGGTATAGATATCTATCGAGATATTTCCGACTTCCACGAAAAATTACAAAAGTCACCACTAACTGCACAGTTAAATCAAGAGAACGTCATTGCTGTTTGCAAAGGCAAAGATAGCGAACACGATCCTCAAGGCATTAAACCACCAGTAGGGGTTCCTGTGGAACGTCAAGGTTTTACTGATGCAATTCGCGATCCTGATGGTGTTATTCGCCGTCAAATTTTAATCATGAAACAGGAGTCTGCTTCTGTTTGTGTAACTCCTTTCTCTCTCAATCTGCAACTAGCAGCGCGTTATTTATTTTCAGAAGATATTCCCTATGAACTGACTGATAATGCAGTAATTTTTCATTCTCGAAATGGCGATAAAAAATTCCAGCGATTAGCAGCAGGTTTGAGTGGCGCATATCAACACGGAGTAGGAGGAGTAGATTTAGGTGGCATTCAAATACTTACAAATTATCGTCAGAGAAAGTTTGAACAAGTTACTGTTCAAGATGTATTGAGTGGTATTGTCAAATCTGATGCAGTCAAAGACAAAGTAATTCTAATTGGTGTTACAGCCCAAAGTTTCAGAGATAGTTTTCCTACTCCTTATAGTGTGGTTCAAAAACCTTATCAAGAAACTCCAGGATTGTTAATCCAAGCACATATGACAAGCCAAATTATCAGTGCTGTTTTAGATAGACGACCAATTATTTGGGTTTTGCCTTACTGGGGTGATATTCTTTGGATTTGGGGAGCGTGTTTAGTTACTGGCGCGATCGTTTGGCGGATGCGTTCCCTCTTACTAAAGATTAGTACCATAGTTACCATAGCAGTAGTTTGGTACGGAGTTTGTACAACTATGCTTTTAACTCAAGGAGCATGGTTGCCGTTAATTCCATCAACTGTTGCAGTCATCTTGAGTGGTGGAATAGTATTAGTATTGATGCCATCAAAAGCATCATTGTGGTCAAAATAG
- a CDS encoding RNA polymerase sigma 70 family subunit yields the protein MLMRPRLEITEIFSTFAQLEADRFSKWLTDARLRRSMQSSLAEIAKTQDLANKFTDNFWSLYWYKIWRSNSQLSNLAKAHLSAYLQETCYWAAQRAIAKFAVFQHGLSDYFQMGIAELETILEAYNPDKSTSLKTYARIAFPSRLKDMLRQRKEADICTNWGLLRKVSKKVVLEALQNAGLTPTQIGQYRLAWTCFRMLYLQNQPGGIQKLPEPDRQLWENVANLYNSERHSQLTFPASECNSVVIEEWLKKTSIYVRNYLYPSVASLYVNNQDDDSNQELDIKDPASESLVADIIAQEEVHNRRNQLSQMHDVLLSALKKLDSQSQKILELYYQQGMTQQQIIQELKISQPTVSRRLLKGRESLLEALINWSQKAENISVNSNQIKDMSASLEEWLRINYAKSSFSTSSV from the coding sequence ATGCTTATGCGTCCTCGTCTAGAAATTACAGAAATATTCTCTACCTTTGCCCAACTAGAAGCAGATAGATTTAGCAAATGGCTAACAGACGCTAGGTTGCGCCGAAGTATGCAGAGTAGTTTGGCAGAGATCGCCAAAACTCAAGACCTGGCAAATAAATTTACAGATAATTTTTGGTCGTTATATTGGTATAAAATATGGCGTTCAAATTCCCAGTTAAGTAATCTTGCAAAAGCACACTTATCCGCCTATTTGCAGGAAACTTGTTATTGGGCAGCCCAAAGAGCGATCGCAAAATTTGCTGTCTTTCAGCATGGATTAAGCGATTACTTCCAAATGGGCATTGCAGAGTTAGAAACAATTTTAGAAGCGTATAACCCTGATAAATCCACTAGTTTAAAAACCTACGCCAGAATTGCTTTTCCCAGCAGATTGAAGGATATGCTGCGCCAACGCAAAGAGGCCGATATTTGTACAAACTGGGGTCTTTTACGCAAGGTGAGTAAAAAAGTGGTGCTGGAAGCGCTGCAAAATGCTGGATTGACACCTACACAAATAGGTCAATATCGCCTAGCTTGGACTTGCTTCCGGATGCTATATCTGCAAAATCAACCAGGAGGAATTCAAAAACTGCCAGAACCCGATCGCCAATTATGGGAAAATGTTGCCAATCTCTACAATAGCGAACGACACAGCCAGCTAACTTTCCCAGCCTCGGAATGCAACTCGGTCGTCATTGAGGAATGGCTCAAAAAAACTTCTATTTATGTACGGAATTATCTTTACCCCAGCGTTGCTTCTCTCTACGTCAACAATCAAGATGACGATTCAAATCAGGAATTGGATATTAAAGATCCGGCTTCTGAATCATTAGTTGCTGATATTATCGCCCAAGAAGAGGTTCACAACCGACGAAATCAATTATCTCAGATGCATGATGTACTCCTGTCAGCCTTAAAAAAGCTTGATTCTCAATCTCAGAAGATACTTGAACTTTACTATCAACAGGGAATGACTCAACAGCAGATTATCCAAGAGTTGAAAATTAGCCAGCCTACGGTTTCCCGGCGGTTGCTGAAAGGAAGAGAATCCTTACTAGAGGCGTTAATTAATTGGAGTCAAAAAGCAGAGAATATTTCCGTAAATTCCAACCAAATAAAAGATATGAGTGCATCTTTGGAAGAGTGGTTGAGAATTAATTATGCAAAATCTAGCTTTAGTACTTCATCAGTTTGA